The genomic DNA TTCTGACCTAGGGTTGAACATTTCCCACAGATCAGTCTACCCACTGCCCTGATCACTGCTGGGAGGGAGAGGCCTATTCACTCTCCCAGCAGCAGACCCTGCCACAGTCAGCCAGGGCTCTGTGGTACTTTTATTCCTAGGACCATCCAACTGCTCTTGCCTGAATACATTAAAGCCCAAATAACTTCAGAAAAGCTAGTATGTGAAAACGCAATCTTTTTATCACAGATGATGTAGTCAGTGTTTTGCCATGTTCCTTTAGTAGCTTTAGTAGTTCCTTTAGTAGCTCTCTTCTCATTATGAAGAGCATAAGTGTTGTGCAGCCCTCAAGACCCAGATTCTAGTCCCAGTCCCTGCCTTGGTCTCAGGTTCCTAAATCTGCCAAGTGATGGGCATATGATCACAAGAGTCACCAAGAGTTTTAAATattctgatcttggacttttcaTTGAAAATGcctgacaaaaataaattttaagtatcAGAAACTATCTGCCAGGAGGATGAAGATCAGAAAAGACAGCTCTCTGAAATTATAGTAACTCCTTTTAACTGTTTAATTTCATGACACATTAACACATTCTATAtataaggaaaaacatttttaaaaggctgaaggcctataccctgagaaaaccataattcaaagagagtcatgtactacaatgttcactgcagcactatttacaatagccaggacatggaagcaacctaagtgtccatcgacagatgaatgataaagatgtggcacatatatacaatgcaatattactcagccataaaaagaaacgaaattgagttatttgtagtgaggtggatggacctagagtctgtcatacagagtgaagtcagtcagaaaaacaaataccgtatgctaacacatacatatggaatctaaataataaaatggttctgatgaacctaggggcaggacagaaataaagccgcagatgtagagaatggacttgaggacacggggagggggaagggtaagctgggacaaagtgagagagtggcatggacacatatacactaccaaatgtaaaacagctagtgggggggcttccctggtggcgcagtggttgagaatctgcctgccaatgcaggggacacgggttcgaaccctggtctgggaagatcccacatgccgcagagcaactaggcccgtgagccacaactactgagcctgcgcgtctggagcctgtgctccacaacaagagaggccgcgatagtgagaggcccctgcaccgcaatgaagagtggcccccgctcgccgcaactagagaaagccctcgcacagaaacgaagacccaacacagccaaaaataataaattaattaatttaaaaaaacaaacaaaaaaaaacagctagtgggaagcagctgcatagcacaggagatcagctcggtgctttgtgaccaactagaggggtgagatagggagggtaggagggagatgcaagagggaggggatatggggatatacgtatgcatatagctgattcactttgttatatagcagagactaacacaacattgtaaagcaattatacgcaaataaagatgctaaaaaaaaaaaaaaaaaaaggctgaagccCTCTCAATCTTGACCTCACTCCTTAGAGTGGAACACTGTTACCGGTCTGCAACACAATCATCCCAGTATTTTTCTATACATTTAGACATATAAACCCATACTGAAATGCTTTGTTTTGTGTGGCTTTTTTAACCCAAAAATGGTGTCATGTTTTGTCTTGTTCTACAACTTCCTTTTATCTTAAAGGTCTATCCATTAGTTCAGGAAGAGAGCTATTTCCTTTTTCAGTAGGTGTAAAGAATTTCATAGTAAAAATGCTGTAATTTAGCCATTTCCCTACCAGTATACTTTAGGCTGTTTTCTCTCCCTATCATAAATAAGACAACATAAATAAAGATGTTCACACAAACAGGGGGAGTATCTTTAAGGtagaaactagaaataaaacagCTGGGTTGTGGAGAAGAATCTAGGTTTAACCTGCTATATGAGCTGCCTGAGGTTTTTAGAAGCTAAGTCGGTACAGCCAATGGAAAAGTGAATCAAATAGTAGCAATTTGATGGATCTCAGGAATCTATTAACTACCCAAGTAAGGTTAGTCCCGTAAAGACCCCCACCATGCCGAGATCACAGTTGTAAATTCAGACACTAGGGCTTTGCTTAAGGTCTGTGGCTGGTGGTCAACTTGATTCTTTAAATCCCAACTCTATTTACCTGCTTGGGAACCTGGACTTCTGctaagagaagaaagggagagagcccCATGGCCCTCGGTGCTGGTAGGACCCAAAGCAGAATCAGAGGAGCAGGTATAGGAATTGAAGGCAGGAAACTGCTGTAGATTCTCTAAGGGAATGTGGACTTCTGGGTCTGCAAAGCAAAGACGAGAATGGTAGGCCCATGTACAGAATCCCTCAAATCTTTTCCAACAGTTGTGGACAGTCAATATGAATCCCCCAGGGATCTGAATGATGGAGACAGAGCTTTAAAACCCAAATTTATAGTAACTGTCACTTTATAATATGCCTTTGTTTTAGTATAAAAGCCTTGCTCTAACTCTTCTTGGTTGAAGCTAGGTGATAAACCTGGGGGTTAATTATAATATTCTGTATACTTGTGTTTGaatatttccataataaaaaattaaaacaaaaaagccttTGTTCCTGAAACATCACTTTTCTCAACTATTCAGGACTTGTGCTTTAAACAGCTACACAACACTGGTATGCCAGCTATACACTTATCCCAGttgaagaagtaaaatttatgtttaccaTACCACATGGAGTCAAAATAGTTAAGTCCTTTCCCTAGCCAAGGACTCAATTCCTTGTTTTCAGGAGGTTAACTAGACCCTCATGTCACACAGTCCTTGGTTCAGTGAAGCTTATGTTTAAGAACCAGATCAAAAGATTCTACTTACTGGTATTAAGGAGCTCAAATCTAACTTCCTGCACGTATTTCCTAGTTTGTCAATAGGTCTCTACTATTTCAAACTCTCCTGGTAGACTTGCTATGTATAGATGTCTCCAGAGTCAAAGGTGAGGCCAACAATGTATCCAGAGAGCACAGGGCCAGTTATCCCCAACATGCAGCAGATCTCCAATTCCCTTCCCCCGCCCACCCAGGGTTTTTTCACCCACTATGCCAAGGATGAACTTACTATGTGCTATGCACTTTGACCAACATCAACTCGTTAATTCTCATGTAAGCCTACAAGTAAGGAGGTACTCTCACAACTCACATTTAAGAGCTGAAGAAAGCAAGTGGCAGACCTGACATACGACCTAAACAGTCTGGCCCCTGGGCCCAGGCACGGGATCTCTGTACAGTGATGCACAGTTGTGCTCATCACTGAGATGAGAGTTCTTGAACTTACACTTGCCCTGCTTCTTGTTCTCCTCCATCTCAATCCGGCGCTCTCGGCGACGTTCCTCCCGGGCCTTCTTCTGGCGCTGCCGCTTCCTCTTCTCAATATCATCTGCGGGTTGGTGAGGTTGTGAGGAGACAAATGCAGGACAACCTGGCCATTAACTCCTCCCACTTGGCTAGTAGTTAAGGGCACACGAGTGGGCCCAGCTGGATTGGATGAACAGATGGAGCGTATCAGGAGGTTCTGAGACTCATGACAAAAGCTCCTTACTTCCTCTTGTGGGTTTCTAGTCACAAGAATCCCTAAACTCCACTAAAAAGGGAAGCAAAGTAGGGGGCATTCTCACCTGAGAATATCTCTAGGGTTTCCTTAGAGACCAGAGGAGGCTGCAGAGCCAGTTCACAGATGCTGAACTCGCAGGTGAGCGGCAAGTGAGAGAGGTATCTATGACGCTGTCGCACATCCTACAAGGGAAAAGGGACCGATGCTCAACTAAGACCAGGCCTAACTCTAAGAGCAGAGGTTCCCACCCCAGGTATCAGGCAGTACACCACACCCTCTCAGATGGCAATGGGGCTCAAAGAGTTAGTGCTCAAGTTATCAGCTTTTGAAAAGCTGAACAGAAATTGTCAATTAACCTACCGTAAGGTAGAATAAGCAACCAAAAGCAGTTTTTTGGTTTGTGCTGCAAATGAATGAATTGAGGCTGGTAATGAATGATCTAAAGCGGATCAGCTGTTTCAGCTTTTCTGGGGGTCCACAACAAACGGGAGAATAAGGAAGGTAAGAGTTatttactgggaaaaaaatctgggAACCACTGACTGAATTAATGATAACTGAGAAGGCAGATAAAGCAGGTTTCCCTACTGAGCAAAGCTTggcctaaaataataaaaaatgaaggtcattaatttaattttcttttaattctttttctgcatgttTGATGGAAAGTTCACAGTACTTAAAAAATCTCTAAGTTTAAGGCTTTTAACAAATTTGTGATCAATACAACTGTAACTCTCAAAGAGCAAATATTCACATATGTAAATTATCAGACACTAATTCACAGGTAGCTGCTAAACCAAAAATTCATAACGAGCTTGTGTAAGCTACCTTAAAGCCTCCAAGGACTTTGTTTTCTTGCCATTTTCTCCCAAGCAAtaaggagaaacaaaaacaaactcatctCTGAAAGTAGGAGACATCTCTATTCCCAAACCACAATAAATGAACCTGTGATACAGGGAGCAGTGGTGAGTGACCTAACAGAACCCTGGCACAGTGGGGGAGggtcatttaactttttaaaaattcacaggcACCATCACTAACAAAAAGACTTAAAACCTTTCAAGACTAAAGGCCTTGAAAGTTTGTGAACTTGGTTCAGCTAGGCCCACCACAGAGACTAGGTTAATGCCGCTTCCTGCCCCTCCACCTCGCAAGGCAGGCCCTTACCTCAGACATGGAATACCCAGCGATCTCCACCACCGTGGCTGAGATCTTCTCAGGGCTCTGTTCCAGGCTGCCATACTCCCGCACGAGGCAGCGCACATTCACGGGGTGCAGGAACATGTGCTGCCCATCCTCCGCTGAAGACAAGTGGCTCTATCACACAATACTCTTGGCCAGTCCTCAAGTCAGGCCCTCCTTATCCCAGGCCCAACTCTCCCTCCCCAAGCTGAAAGGCACAACAGACCCCATCTGCCCAGGAGCTAGCGGCAATACCTCCCTCTGCTCAGAGAGCCAGATCACGTCTCTGAATCATTAAGCAGCAACCCAGCCCTCCTCCTCAGGGACACTCACCTTGGTAAAAGTAGTAACAAGGAGAGCTGCTCAGGTGTGTGATGCTTGGCTTGGTGACGGGTTCCTGCTGGCTGGACTCGGTACAAATGGTCCCCTCTCCAAGATTGTCTTCTGCTAACTCCAAGTCCTCACAGGCCTCTGACAACCCCTCAGGCTCTGGTTCAGAaactgcttcctcttcctctacCAGAGGGAGAGCAAGAGGACGAGGAGGAGAGCCAAGAGAACAAACTTCTGTGGTCTCTTCATCAAAAGCAGACAGATACTCCAGCATGCCCTGTTGGGACAAACTATAGGTCACAGAAAGAACATGTGGCAAAGGCAGGCACAGGAACCAAGCTCTCTTGAGGTTTACCTTAGCTGTCACATTCACTGATTTAACATCACTGGGGAAAGAACACACATAGAAAAAGCacattggaaaaattttaaaataaataaataaattaattaattaatttaaaagcacATAGGAAATACTCATAGTTCCCTCTTACCCCAAAAAAGTTCAAACCTCACAACAGGGCCTAACAGCTGAAGAGCAGCACCTGAGGAATGGCAGCCATTTAGTCTGTAACTGGGACACTAACCTTCCTGGGTTGAAAAACGGACTCCTTCGCCAAGGGAGCCATCAGCACCAGTTGTTCCAGAGCAGCCACGACACCAGCGACCTCCCCGCTGCTTTCAGCCAATCCTGACAGAGCCTCTTCCCGAGTCTAGAGCACCAGAGAGAAAACCAGAAACATACTTAGTGTGAAGGGCCAAATCTTACAATGGCCTTTCTCAACAGGAGCAAAAGTTAAAAGGCAAAAAGGAAGAGTCTAAGTACTTAGAATTCTCAATCTTTAAGGGAAGCAGGAAGCAAAAACACCTAGTACTCAAATGGGATGGTACTCTGCTTAGCATCTCTGACAAAGATAACGACAACACTACAAAAAAGCTTCCTGAACAGAAATCCCAGGACACAGGACTAGTCTTCTAGTTTTTACGAGCGAAGCTTTGAGAGAGCCCCAGTGCAGGAGACAAAGAGTCTGGGCAACCCCCACCTCAACCCGGATAGCTCTACTTCTAGGCAGCTTTTCTTCTCCCTGAAATGCATTTGAACAAATGCTCCGCACTACAGAAAGAAATTtagaagtattgggttggccaaaaagttcgttcgggtttttcgtAAGACATTacaaaaacccaaacgaacttcttggccaacccaataaatacACAGAACGCTGCCCAAAGAGGACTTATGagttagagagagagaaattcaaaTACCAGCTTCACCTCTTATTAGTTATATGTCCTCAAGTAAATTATCTAACCCATGATTCCATCTCCTCATCCATGAAAGGGGATACTTGTTCTATCACACCAGGTTATGGAGcttaagtgagaaaaaaataacacagcCCCTTTCATGGGGGCTTTCATTGTTCTAATATAGATCAATGATTCTCAAAATGTGATCTGGGGATGAGCAGCATCAGAACCACCCTGGAATTTGTGATAATGCAAATTATTAAGCTTACTGagcctagacctactgaatcagtcTCTCAGGGTGGAACACAACAACCAGTGATTCTGATGCTTGTTCAAGTTTAAGAATCTCTATTGTAGACGATACAGGACATAAGGGATTCTATATTTGGATAATTCTTGCTGCTCCAAAATCCTCAGCAGGCATTGCTAGAGCCCGCTGGAGAGGCCATACTAATTTCTCCACAATGTCCCTCAAATAAAACATctccaaaaataaatccaaatgttttcctaaagaacaaaaaaacctaccTTGCTTAATTAAGAACACAGCTAATCTAGAAACTCAAGGGTCTCAGTTATAAGATCACCTTGACTTGTTCCTTTCAGCTCCAGAGAGCAGTTTAAAAATCCCTAGGTCAACCCCTTCCCCTCCTATCACCAAAGCCCAAAGCAAACCTACTTTTTTAGCCATTCCCCGCTTGTAATCTTAAATGTGGGGCTGAAGTAACTAATCCCCACCACCCCATCCCATTTCCAGTGCATCATCTCACCTTGAGCTCCTGGATAGCTGCCTCAATAAAGCAGGACTCGGGAGTGTGCTTCTCCTCTGCCAGCTGCTGCTCTAGTGCTGCTTTCTCTTCCTGAACCACCCGGTGCAGCACCTGCTCCTTCGAGGCCAGCAGCAATTTGGAGTACTGGCTGTGCTGTTCATCTACAAGAAAGCCAACAAGATGACAGaaatgcgggacttccctggtggcgcagtggttaagaatccacctgccaatgcaggggacacgggttctatccctgctccaggaagatcccacatgccacggagcaactaagcccttgcaccacaactattgaagcctgtacACTCTAgggcccctgtgccacaactactgagctcgagtgctgcaactactgaagcccgcgagcctagagcccgtgctctgcaatgagaagcccgcacaccgcaacgaagagtagcccccactcgctgcaactagagaaagcccgcacgcagcaacaaagacccaacgcagccaaaaaaaagctCACGGCTGTGTGACTAAATAGGAACTTTCATACACAGCTTTTTTCCTAAAGTGAAAACGGACTGATTTAGcatgttttccttaaaaaattttagcAATGACCTTAATATAAGGTTTGTAACTCTGACCCCATAACACAAGAAAGCTATCCTAAGAAAACCAAAGATGTAGTCaaaaaattaatgctcagaactccctggcggtccagtggttaggactccacactttcactgctgagggtctgagttcaatccctgactggggaactaagatcccacaagcagtgagttgcagccaaaaagaaaccaaaaaactgaaaaaacaatgTTCATTAATTATAGCATTATCTTTAGTATTAGAAAAGCTGCAACCAACTAGTAAGTCCAATAAAGGAAGTTAATGATATGATGGTATATTCATTAAAGAGAATTCTGCAGACATTAAAAATGCTTTTCTAAGAAGGAGGAATTTAGTGACACGGAGAAATAGCCACATTACATGGGGAAAGAAAAGAtgccaaagaagaaaacaatcccaATCTCACAAAAACATACACGCATAGAAGAAAACTGTACAATTAACATTTGGGGGGTACCTCTGGATAAAAGGATCATggatgatttatttcctttatttccctcCCCCAGATTTTGTGGACTTTAAAATGTAATACACAGATCTATCTCATTTTTACCTTCTGTATCATGTTCGACAGCATGATATACTCTAATGAAAGTTTCTTGTGAACATTTAGGTTATTGCCAATTTCTATTACACTGTAACAAAAATATCCTTATACATGCTCCTTGGTACAAATGACTTCTTTATCATATTTAAGTATAAATGCTGAATCAAAGGTTGTGCATATTTTAAATACTACCAAatccaccccacacacacacacacacacacaaaaggctgTATCGATTTAAACTCCTATGAAGAACAAGAGTACCTAAttccccacccctgccaaaaCCCAGTACGGGCATGCCTCAGAGATATGCCTGTTTGGttccactgcaataaagtgagcaTCACAATCAAGTGGatcacaaattttttggttttccagtgcatataaaagttttgtttacactattctgtagtctattaagtgtgcaatagcactaTGTCTAAACgatgtacatatcttaatttaaaaaatacttcattgctaaaaaatgctaaccatcatctgacaacagcagggttgccacaaacctccaatctgttaaaaaaaaaaacaactcagtacCTGTGGAGCacaaaacgaggtatgcctgtatttgcCTCATCGTGTGCGTGCGTGAGAGTGACTATGACAGGCATTTTGATTTGCATAACTCTAGGCAAAGTTAAACCTCTGTGGATACTTGGAGTTATTCAGATATCTTTTTCCTGGAAATGCTTTGCCAGATGCTTAGCCTATTCTACTAGACTGTTCATCTAATTTATAGAACACCTGTATGTTCTGGAcattaatctgtattttaaatgtgtaaacCTTCCCCTAAGTTTATTTATCACCTGTTGACTCTGAGCAGTCTTGCTGgattttattcttataaaatcaaattcatcaatctttttcttttatagcatCTATGGTTTCAGCCTGGTTCAAAATTCCATCCAGGTAAAAAACCTGAGGatttataaagatattttcctgtattttcttttaaaagttttggaTTTCGTTACATTTAATTCTTCAATCCATCAGAAATTGATTTTTATGAATGGTATGAGATAGagatctaatttcattttattttttccataagaGTCAACTGTTTCAATACTGTTTATTGAAAAATCTCTTTTGCCCAGAAACTGAAATGCCACTTTAATTCAATGCTCATTTCCATGTGGAATACAGAGAATACAACCTCTTGCACTTCCCCCACTGTAAGCACTGCCCACACTCTAGATCCGAACTGCCTGGCCACCAGTCTGTCTCTTCTATTAGACACCGAGTTCCTTGATGACAGGTGCCAAGACTGGCTGACTGGGGAATCCCCAAAACCTGGGCACAGAGCCAGACACTATTCAACAAAGCTTTATATgtactttaatttttcattttacaactgAACCAAATTGAAACCAAGAATGAAACCACTTTCTGCAAACTCCACCCCAACCTACTGGAACACTATGACTAATTTGGAAATGCCAGAAATGGCTTGCTGAAAGGCTAAATCTCTGACAGTAAAAAGATATATTCAAGGAACCTTAAAGGGTATACACCCACCATTATCTGCCCCCAAATTAACCGAACTTACCTCCAAGATGAATAGGATGTTCTACATTCATCCATTTGGATTTGGGCAAGGCCACCAACACCCCTTTCTGCCTCTTCATCAGCTGCATCGTAATGGTATCACCAACAACATACTGATGTGATTCTGTGGCAACAACACTGTAACATGGACATTTATATGTAGCAGGGCAAGGAGTTAGCAGACTGGGATCTAATCTAGTAAATATCTCCGTCTTACCTCTTGAGATCCTTCTTATGCACAGAACTGTAACAGATGGGACATTTACTCCAGGTCTTCTCGCTCAATGAAAGATAGTGCAGGATGCATGCCCAGCAGAAGATGTGTCCACAACGGGTTATCTTGGCTGCAGTAGGTGGATATAGGCATATTGGGCAAGATGGCACTTCATGGCTACAAATGCGCTGAAACAAAATGCCACCACAAGTTAAACTACTTTCAGAAATGACTACGGATTACCAAAGTTAAAGCCTCTCCTCTTCCATCCCCATCCCTGTACCGCTCTGACAACACATCTTCACAAAACTGTTCAACAGTGCAGGTATATGTACAATAGCACTTCAAGCAAATCATAAAGGAAACAGTAATAATAGTTTAATATACTAAAACAACTATACAACAGGTATTTTGGGGGTTCTAcatcaaagggaaaaaatgacagaaatcaaTATATGATCCCATTTACAAAAAAAGATTTATATGTACGCATACATAAAGGCACAAAAAGGTTCTAGAAGTAATGTACCGGTAATTTCCAAAAGAGGAGTCAATGAGACTTCCACTTTATACTGTAcgtctctacttttttttttaaaccaatgcaTATAAAACCTAAGTTTCATAGACCTTCTATGTCATTTTCAGATGATTCTATGAATTTTCACAGTAATGGGAGTCCAGGCTTTGGGTCCATCATTTTGAAACTACATCATATAACCTAGGAGTGACAAGGGGATACCCAGAGCCCataacagagaagagaaaacaaacacagcAGTAGCTTGGACAGAAGTACAGCTGTGTAGCTCATTTCACCTGTCACAAGGCCAAGGCCTAATCTGATACTGATTACTACAAATGGCTACCAATGAAGCAGTGTCCATGTAATGAGTCCATCCTGGGTCAGGAGGGTAACCAGAGTTCTCATATTCCTCTGATTACTTCTTCCCAGAAGAGAAGAGGTAGTAGACAGGACTGCTTTTGTCCTACACATCAGAGCCCTCCAACACCCAGTCCTGCAGGCCAGAGCCAATTAGCACAAAATGAACTCCAGAAGAAACCAGGACTGATCTCTGGAAAACATCTACACTAAGGCCAGGCAGAAAGTGGGATCAGCAGTAAACCCAGCCAAAAGCTGCTGTCACCACGGTCCCTTTCTTTAGTTCTCTCTCCCACTAACAGGTTATAAGCTTAGCTGAGCTACTCACCACTTGCTCCACGAAGTCCCAGTTGACTAAGGTATCAGGATCAGCAAAATGAACTGTGTAGTCTTGGTCTTCAGACACCACAAACTGGCAGCTAAAAATAGGGAGAGACAAGTAAAAGGCACTGTCAGAATCTACCAACAAGCCTTCAGCAGAAATTCATCATCTCTTTACTTAGAAATCAAATGCAGGCCATTAGCAGCCATGCTTTGTGAAGCACTAAACTAGGACTTCAGCCTCAGTTCCAAGTCCTGGCTCTGGAAGGAATCCAAAGACTCAGCGGGTAGGAGTCTACCATGAACTCTGTTTCTTCTGCTTCCAGGCCCAGCCAAGCTGCCTGCAGGCCCTCCTCTGAACTAAAATTAAGCCAGACTGTGGCTCCATCAACCAGAAGGGAAGCCAGatctcctccctcacccccagaaACCACTAGTCTTCAAGGCAGTAGAAAAAACTGTCCCCACTCAATCTTTTGAGTACTAGCTTTTTGgttattttggccacgccacacggcttAGGGgattctcagttccctgaccagggatcgaacccaggccacagcagtgaaagcctggaatcctaaccactaggccaccagggaactcccaccaGTTTATATAAAGTACTAAATGGTTACTTCAGTCTAGATCCAAGGTCAAACCTTACATTATAACTAATGCcacacaaaaggaaacaaaagagaatcaGTATTTGAGCAAATGTATGCCAAGCACTCCAACTTGGCACTCAATTCTCCCTTAAGTAATTTCTCCTCCTTTACAGAGGAAAAGCTGAATCTCAAAGTGGTTAGGTAAGTTACCCAAGGTCGAAGGCCAAAACAAGATTCAAATCTGGATTCAATTCCAAAGCAAACACTTTTACTACCTCATCATGATACTAAAGCATTATttaattttagcatttatttatttaagctaaataaataaatttattatcttcttttGAGCACCAAGAACATCCACTTGAAACACATCTGTGT from Pseudorca crassidens isolate mPseCra1 chromosome 12, mPseCra1.hap1, whole genome shotgun sequence includes the following:
- the RNF10 gene encoding E3 ubiquitin-protein ligase RNF10 isoform X2 translates to MPQSSPSAAATASDMDKNSGSSSSSASSGSSKGQQPTRSASAGPAGESKPKSDGKNSSGSKRYNRKREPSYPKNENFINQSRRSNSQKSKTFNKMPPQRGGGSSNKLFSSSFNGGRRDEVAEAQRAEFSPAQFSGPKKINLNHLLNFTFEPRGQAGHFEGSGHGSWGKRNKWGHKPFNKELFLQANCQFVVSEDQDYTVHFADPDTLVNWDFVEQVRICSHEVPSCPICLYPPTAAKITRCGHIFCWACILHYLSLSEKTWSKCPICYSSVHKKDLKSVVATESHQYVVGDTITMQLMKRQKGVLVALPKSKWMNVEHPIHLGDEQHSQYSKLLLASKEQVLHRVVQEEKAALEQQLAEEKHTPESCFIEAAIQELKTREEALSGLAESSGEVAGVVAALEQLVLMAPLAKESVFQPRKGMLEYLSAFDEETTEVCSLGSPPRPLALPLVEEEEAVSEPEPEGLSEACEDLELAEDNLGEGTICTESSQQEPVTKPSITHLSSSPCYYFYQAEDGQHMFLHPVNVRCLVREYGSLEQSPEKISATVVEIAGYSMSEDVRQRHRYLSHLPLTCEFSICELALQPPLVSKETLEIFSDDIEKRKRQRQKKAREERRRERRIEMEENKKQGKYFLLTPLSPTASQGSSSFCVGSLEEDSPFPSFAQMLRIGKAKADVWPKTAPKKGENSLGPPAPVDSDGESDNSDRVPVPSFQNSFSQAIEAAFMKLDTPATSDPLSEEKGGKKRKKQKQKLLFSTSVVHTK
- the RNF10 gene encoding E3 ubiquitin-protein ligase RNF10 isoform X1, with the protein product MPQSSPSAAATASDMDKNSGSSSSSASSGSSKGQQPTRSASAGPAGESKPKSDGKNSSGSKRYNRKREPSYPKNENFINQSRRSNSQKSKTFNKMPPQRGGGSSNKLFSSSFNGGRRDEVAEAQRAEFSPAQFSGPKKINLNHLLNFTFEPRGQAGHFEGSGHGSWGKRNKWGHKPFNKELFLQANCQFVVSEDQDYTVHFADPDTLVNWDFVEQVRICSHEVPSCPICLYPPTAAKITRCGHIFCWACILHYLSLSEKTWSKCPICYSSVHKKDLKSVVATESHQYVVGDTITMQLMKRQKGVLVALPKSKWMNVEHPIHLGDEQHSQYSKLLLASKEQVLHRVVQEEKAALEQQLAEEKHTPESCFIEAAIQELKTREEALSGLAESSGEVAGVVAALEQLVLMAPLAKESVFQPRKGMLEYLSAFDEETTEVCSLGSPPRPLALPLVEEEEAVSEPEPEGLSEACEDLELAEDNLGEGTICTESSQQEPVTKPSITHLSSSPCYYFYQAEDGQHMFLHPVNVRCLVREYGSLEQSPEKISATVVEIAGYSMSEDVRQRHRYLSHLPLTCEFSICELALQPPLVSKETLEIFSDDIEKRKRQRQKKAREERRRERRIEMEENKKQGKYPEVHIPLENLQQFPAFNSYTCSSDSALGPTSTEGHGALSLSSLSRSPGSQADFLLTPLSPTASQGSSSFCVGSLEEDSPFPSFAQMLRIGKAKADVWPKTAPKKGENSLGPPAPVDSDGESDNSDRVPVPSFQNSFSQAIEAAFMKLDTPATSDPLSEEKGGKKRKKQKQKLLFSTSVVHTK